In Nostoc edaphicum CCNP1411, the sequence TATCGGAGAGCAGTTTTATATAATATGGTGTCTTTGTACACAAGCTTATCTAGCTCCAGCAGTAATAATACTAAGCAAATTTTTGCCCGTAGGTCATTTCTACCAGAGCATCAAAACGGACTTTGGAAGATTGAAACGGGTTTTGTCCGAACTTTTACCTATCTGGAAGATGGTACAACTGTCGCTCTGGGATTGTGGGGCCCTGGAGATGTCGTTGGTAGAACTTTGTCAAAAATAGAACCTTATCAGATGGAATGCCTAACTAAAGTTGAGGCAACAGTCTTACCTTTAGAAGAGTGGACTGAACTAACAGAAACTCTACTTGCCCATATTCAACAGGCTCAAGAATTGATGATCATTCGTAGCCATAAAAAAGTGGATACTATGCTCATCAAGCTATTGGCATGGTTATCCAAAAAGTTTGGTTCGGAAGTTGAGAAGGGACGTTTAATAGATATGCGTCTGACTCATGAAGACTTAGCAGAAATGCTCGGTTCAACTCGTGTGACTATCACTCGTGTTCTTGGGCAGTTTGAGCAAGAGGGCTTGATTGATCGTCTCTCCCTGCATCGAATTGTGTTGCGAGAAGAAGAAATTTGGTACTACGAAATTTAGATTATTTCAGCATTCTGAATTCTGGCTTCTGAATTCTTACCTTAGCGATCGCTATAAACGCTAGACAAATCTAGCCAAATCGGTAGCCCCAGTTTTTCTAAATAACTCAGGCTAGAGTACAGTTGCTTTGTTCTCCCCCATAAATCTAAGTCAAACCAGCCGTCATCTTCCGTATCGGGTTGAAGTATAGCACTGGTAATATTAACTGTTAGTCCATAACGAGAAACTAACTCGGAAATCACTGGTTCTTTGTAATAGGATTTTAATATACACAGTTGCAAGCGCAATCGATTGGTTTGACCCAGAGAAATCCACTGCTGGAATTGTTCTTGCCATTGATTTGTCAGCCATGCAGAGTCTTTGGGATTCAGTTTGCTAGCTAGATTTGGAAAAGGTAGAGAGTGTTGGTTGAGTTGAATGTGGTTTGCGATCGCTAGTTGCAACAAATTCACTCCCAATCCTTGCAAGTAAGATAGGCTATTTGTCAGCTTTTGAGGATTTCCCGAAAGTTCCAAATCAAACCAGCCATCGCTGTCACTGTCTGATGTCAGAGATGCAGCTTTGATATTGACAGTTAAACCATAACGAGACACCAGTCGAGAAATTACAGGTTGCCTGTGATACCGTTGAGGCACGAGTATTCGACTGTGGACTGAAGCAGGTTCTACAGATTTACTCTGAGACATCAGATTAATTCCAATACTATTCGGTTAAGCATTTTAAACTCAGAATTTGCAATCCACCTATTGATTCATTTGTCAACTTGACCGAAGAGGCAGGGGAGCAAGGGAGATGAGGGAGACGAGGTTAAAGGGTAAAGGGTAAAGGGTAAAGGATAAAGAAACAAACCCTTTCCCCCTTTTCCCTTCCCCTTTACCCTTCTTCATAATGCCCCTTGCCCCCTGCCCCTTGTCCTCTTCTATGACTCTTGTTCATGGTTTAAGACAATTTGATTCTATCTTTCTTGGTTGGAAACTCGCTCTGGGTGGACTTGTGTATACACGGTAGGGGGGAGCAACAAGTGCCTAAAATTACAGATTACTACTTTTAAAACATCCTCTTAGAGGATGTTTTAAAAGTTTTGAGCGAATATAATTCAATACAGTTCAGATAAGACCAAAACACTTGTAGAGAGGGCGATTTATCGCGTCTCGAAAACCTACAATTTTGTACAATTAGCCCTTAACCCAAGCGTATTGGAATATAATTTGCTACTACACAGGCAAAGTCCGCTTGTGCGGATTAACACAAAATCAAAGATTTTCAACCCACGGAGGTGGGTTTTGTCTGTATAGCCGCGATTTCTAATCGCCCAGGCTATGTTAAATAAACAACCTCTTAAAAAATAGTCAATCTATATTTACCACGTTCCTGTGGATTCTTGGAAGTTACAACTATATAGTAAGTATCATCTTCAGGCAACCTAGCTCGGTCAATTAAACCAGTGTACACACCATTTTTGTCTTTGTCTTTATCGATAGCGATCGTCTGTCCTTGAGAATTTAGCAAAGCTACATAAGGAGAAAACTCTTCATCAACACTATCTACACGAATACTAACAAGCTGATTTTTTCTCCCTTGAAAATTGGAAATATTATAAGCGCCGCCATTTTGTTTTAGAGTTGAGCTTTTAGCAGTTAATTGACCTGCTTCATCCAAAGTATAACTAGCTCTATCATTCCTCAGAGCCAAACTATAGCGACCTATCTCACCGGAATCTCGGCTAGTAACTGCAATCTTATATGTGCCGGTGACAGGCAGTCGTGCAAAAATGAATGCATCATCGCCACCACCATTTTTATCCGAAGTGCCTTTTTTGACGATGATATTATTATCAGGATCGTGCAAAAACAACAAAGGATTTAAACTCAAGTTATTTGTTCTGCGTGTGTCATTACTGCCAATCAGCCGAATTTGGACTAATTGATTTTCTCTACCCTCAAACTCATAGAAATGAAAATATCTACCTTGAGATTGAAAGTCATCCTTACTTAGAATACCCAATGCCACATCTACAAAGTTAATCTCCTTGTAAGTAGGTGTCGCAGGTTGAGAAACTGGTGGACGGTTGGCACTAGCTTGGCGACGTGTACCTGAATTAGAGCTAGCCTGACGACGTATCCCTGAATTGGAACTAGCTTGGCGACGTGTCCCTGAGTTGGAACTAGCCTGACGACGTGTCCCTGAGTTGGAACTAGCCTGACGACGTGTCCCTGAGTTCGCACTGGAACTATTGGATGTTGGCTGGGAATTTTCTGGCTGAGACGATACACGAGGAGACTGCTGTACTGGTGACTCAACAGATGTCTTCGGTCTTGGAGATATTGACGCTTGAGAAGCAGGAATTTGCTCAATTCCTTTCTTTACTGCTTCTGGTTGTCTCTCATCTGGTGATTTAGCAATAAGAAAGTCTTGATAATTTTGCGGTCTTCCCAAAGCATTGATAGGCAGCAGATGACTCGTGACCAAAAAACTACTACTCAAGCAACAAATAAAAATGCGGCTTAATTCGCGACGATACTTGTTGTTTTCTAATAGCATAATTACACTCCTAATTTTGCTGACTTTTTGTCTTTAAGTGATGGAATTATTTAATTTTCCATTTCCTGTTTCTTTCCAGCAAATAAACCTGACTTATTTTGAAGACTAAACTAAAATTTAGCCTTTGCCCGTCACCAATTTAATGTGCATCTACCATACAGCCCAAATTTTTGTCACCATTAAGCCAGAAAAACTATATGCTCAATTGAAACTTCTAAAGTAAATCTCAATTTTGTATGTATATACTGAGCTACAAACTGAAATTTCTATTTTTCGGAATTTAGCTCATATATTTGTGCAAAACTGAGGCGGATGCTGCCGGAATAATAAATTTCAAGCACAATTCGATTAGACGCCCATCAATTCGTTACAAGGCATCGCTCAAGCACAACTTTCTCCAAGTTATTTAAATTGTTCAATACCTGATGAGGTAAGGAAATTGGGGATTTGTATGGTGTCTAAGTGATATTTACTAACAAGAGAGATTATACTGCATGACTTAAAATGAATATATACCCCAATTGAAATGGATTCCCAGTATGCTCTGTTGTGTGAATCCCGATTGCCAAAAACCCCTAAATCCTGACAAAAACAACTATTGCCACAGTTGTAAAGCGGAATTAATACCCTTACTGGGAGGTCGCTATCGACCTACTCAGGTTTTGTCAGACGAAGGCGGATTTGGTAGAACCTATCTGGCGAAAGATGTACACAAACTCAATGAATGCTGTGTTGTTAAGCAATTCGCACCAAAACTTCAGGGAACTGGGCCACTAACAAAGGCCGTTGAATTATTTAAACAAGAAGCTAGCCGACTTCAAGAACTGGCAGAACACCCGCAAATTCCAACTTTATTGGCTTATTTTGAGCAAAATAGCTATCTATTTTTGGTGCAGCAGTTTATCGATGGGCAAAACTTGCTCAAAGAATGTGAAACGCGGGGAACCTATAACGAAACAGAGATTCGCCAACTTTTGCTAGATTTACTGCCGGTACTGAAGTTCATCCATCAGCGGGGAGTGATTCATCGAGATATCAAGCCACAGAATATTATTCGCC encodes:
- a CDS encoding Crp/Fnr family transcriptional regulator — protein: MVSLYTSLSSSSSNNTKQIFARRSFLPEHQNGLWKIETGFVRTFTYLEDGTTVALGLWGPGDVVGRTLSKIEPYQMECLTKVEATVLPLEEWTELTETLLAHIQQAQELMIIRSHKKVDTMLIKLLAWLSKKFGSEVEKGRLIDMRLTHEDLAEMLGSTRVTITRVLGQFEQEGLIDRLSLHRIVLREEEIWYYEI
- a CDS encoding NIL domain-containing protein, which translates into the protein MSQSKSVEPASVHSRILVPQRYHRQPVISRLVSRYGLTVNIKAASLTSDSDSDGWFDLELSGNPQKLTNSLSYLQGLGVNLLQLAIANHIQLNQHSLPFPNLASKLNPKDSAWLTNQWQEQFQQWISLGQTNRLRLQLCILKSYYKEPVISELVSRYGLTVNITSAILQPDTEDDGWFDLDLWGRTKQLYSSLSYLEKLGLPIWLDLSSVYSDR
- a CDS encoding pre-peptidase C-terminal domain-containing protein is translated as MLLENNKYRRELSRIFICCLSSSFLVTSHLLPINALGRPQNYQDFLIAKSPDERQPEAVKKGIEQIPASQASISPRPKTSVESPVQQSPRVSSQPENSQPTSNSSSANSGTRRQASSNSGTRRQASSNSGTRRQASSNSGIRRQASSNSGTRRQASANRPPVSQPATPTYKEINFVDVALGILSKDDFQSQGRYFHFYEFEGRENQLVQIRLIGSNDTRRTNNLSLNPLLFLHDPDNNIIVKKGTSDKNGGGDDAFIFARLPVTGTYKIAVTSRDSGEIGRYSLALRNDRASYTLDEAGQLTAKSSTLKQNGGAYNISNFQGRKNQLVSIRVDSVDEEFSPYVALLNSQGQTIAIDKDKDKNGVYTGLIDRARLPEDDTYYIVVTSKNPQERGKYRLTIF